The window AGTACGTTTTATAGTGATAGTCCATTTGGTTTATACCACACATTTATCTTCACcctttttaattatttattataAGCAGCTCTCTTCCTTCATCTGTTTTATATTTATTCTCTATTTGGGCCtgcatcaaaagttgtgcactatgtagggaatagggttctatttgggacgcATCCATGTTTAAATACACACAATGTGGGAAAAGGCAGGATAATTTTTTATTTTCATAACCAGGATTTAAAAACATTAATGTTCCATAAACCTTCTGTGATTctaaatcatttttattttaatatCTTAAATGAATTTTTCTGCATGACTAGTGATTTTTCGGCATTGCTGAGGGGGAGGGCACAGCGACCTACTAACCTTGTTTTCCCCTCTATGTATTTCCATTGGAATTATTCCTCAATGTCCTGTTGCTTTTAATTGTGTTCCAATAATGTATTACTATAACAGTGTTGAAATCTTTAGTGCTGTTTCCCATCTGAAACCATGTGAGACACAGCCCAAGCCAGGTCCTCTTTGAAATGCTGTGTTTAAATCCATGTGTCAAAGCTGAACCCACATGGCAAGTTTAGAATGGTAAACTGGTGGTTTGGGGTTATTCATAGTGACTGTGTTATAGACTTTAAATGTCCAGTAACATTGTAAAACTGATGGAAAGAGACACAAGTGCTTCTACACTTTCAGGGTCGGTTTCCCCAGACACAGATAAAGCTTAGTACtggacaacaaaaaaatctgattTAATTTGTTCTTTCTCTCCTGTGCAGCTTGCCTCCTCCAGTTTGTTGAAGATCGGCCAGGAGACTGACAAAACCACAACAAGGAACAGAGAATCTGTCTACTTGCTCCTGGACATGGTGAGTCACATACTGTatgagtgtgtcccaaatggtaccctattccatatataaggaatagggtgccatttgggatccgGACTAAACTACAACACACGTCATGttctatttaacctttatttaagtcccGTTAAGGTCAGAATAACTATTTCCCAAAGGGAGACCTGGGAAAGTCATTTAAGAGAGTCATATACTATTAATTTACGATACTATATCAAACCGAATGACTAAGAATGATAAAGTTATGCCTACTCTAGCTATCAAGTTGTCACATCCTCTGACTATCATCTCGCTACCATCTTAACATGTTGTCCCATCATCTAACTATCACCTAGCTATCATAGCACAGTGTCACATCTAGCTATCATCTAACACGTTGTCACATCCTCTAACTAACATTTAGCTATCATCTAACACGTTGTCACATCATCTAGCTATCATCTAACACGTTGTCACATCATCTAGCTACCATCTAACACGTTGTCACATCATCTAGCTATCATCTAACACGTTGTCACATCATCTAGCTATCATCTAACACATTGTCACATCATCTAGCTACCATCTAACACATGTAATATACTTGTTCTAAGGTCAACATTCTCATTAGTCTCTGGCCAGCCCAAAGCAGAAATAAAATAAAGAGAATCGCAAACCTCTTTCGACTTGAAAATGAACAGAGCACTATTTTATTTGACTGTGTATTGAAAGTTACATATGCAGTCATGCATACACATGTATTGTCTGTTGATCAGGGGGGCTTACTGGTCTGTAGGATTTGTAATTACTTGACTTTGAAGAATATTGTAATGGAGGGAGGTTTTTGAATAGAAAGACAACCAGGGTGGAAAGAAGGAAGAATCACCCACAGTTTTTATCCTGTAGTGGAACTGGCAtaatatagaacacacacacccttatgCCTTAGCAATGGTGCTACTCTGCCTCAATAATATAGAGAACAAGGCAAAATCACAAAAGTATGATTAAACtcagtttgcatcccaaatggttccctatatagcgcacttcCTTTGACCAGAGACGtatgtgggccctggtctaaagtactgcaatatatagggaatgggaAGCTATTTGAGACATTCTCACAGTGGTTATTTTAGGTTCTATCCATATCCATCCATGTGTTCTCTCTACCAGATTGTGCAGGAGTCCCCGTTCTTGACCATGGACCTTCTGGAGTCCTGCTTCCCCTATGTGCTGCTCCGTAATGCATACCATGCTGTCTACAAGCAGAGTGTGTCTTCCTCCGCCTGAGAgccctgagaggaggagaggaaagaatgggttagaggaaagagagattagaagagggagagagcgagtgagagactCCTCACCTTGTCTGGAGTTCAGCATGCAGATAGTGAAGAGGAGACACGGGCCGtatgtatcaagcgtctcagagtaggagtgctgatttggGATAAGTGTTGcctttttagatcataatgaataactTTAACTTGACAgggggagacctgatcctagatcagcacttatACTCTGAGAAGCTTGATATATGCAGGCAGCCCCAGAGCTCTTTACTGAGAATATAAATATATGGCTTTGGACAACATGAGTCTTATATGATGATATGACCATTGTGGGTGTGCTGTGTTTCAACTTACAGTcttaaagaaaacaaaaaaatagtATTATTGGTTTTGTGGGATCAGGGTTTTTCTTTTCATACAGTTTTATGAATTAATCATTTGTTTACTTAATCTGATGTAAGCTTTGTTGACAATGATCCGTGACAATACACTACTACTTAATTTAATTTTTGAATATTGTCTTAATTTTTAACCCATTCAATATTTAGAAACTTAACACTAAAAATGCTATTATCGGTGAAGGGGAATGTGCAAAACTAATTGCAGATATTTGGAAAATGATGATACACAGTTATATTCATCATCATTATCTGTCGGTTATTACAGTATGTGTATCTTTGTGAATTTgtgttatttacattttttgtgtTTCTTTGAGATATTTGCCAAACTGTTGAGAAAACATAGCATCTTATATTATTTGGAGCTAACCTGAAATGTTGGTATTAAACTTAAATATTATGAAAACTGATGGTTGATATTTGTACAAAGCATAGAATAATTTTTTAACTAAATGCCTCATTGGCATAACTACTCCATAGTACCTGTCTGTACGGTATATAATAAACATTCTTTCATATTTATTGAATGTTTATACATAGTTTTCCTTTTACCACTTTTATATGTtttcaatgtttcaatgaacCGTGTATCCTCCATAACGTGATAAATAAATCTTAGGCTATATCCACTTACTGGCCTAGAGTCTCATTTGTTTCAAATGTTTGAATACACTTCAGGATATAAGCTGCACACAAAATACcatacatactcacacacacacagatttgctATGATTAGCCCAATAATTTTAACTTGAGTGTTTCCACTTGAGACATTTGTTGAGGGAAATTTCCACAGTTCTAACTATCACAATTGGCAGCAAATTGACTCACATCTGACCTGATTGTCATGTGTTATTGAGTTTGCTTCTCAGTGCTTAGAACTTTAAGGTCTTTCCTAGTAACAGTTTCCTTTTTTGTATGTAGGCCAACATTGGTCTTGGttgttttgtgtattttttttttttttttttgctgtcaaAATATTAGTGGGGAAGTGTTCCCATGGCCTGAGAACACAGAGTCCTGGCAGGCAGCCCTCACATTGATGTTTCCCTGGTCATGTTGTTAAACACCCCTCAGTCACATGATCACAGGAACgagcgcgtgcacacacacacaatccatgatCCAGTTTGACGAGGAACAAACATGAACATTCTAATAATGGCTGGCAAGGTCAATCAGAAGTCCCTTTGATCTTCTACAAATCTAAACCTTAAATCCTAAATCTGCTCTCTATTCCACTTTTACTGTATGTGTGATAAACTAAACAAAAAGGTATGTTAAAAAGCTTTCATAAGACTAATTTGCTCCACTTTACTTAATGTTGCATGGATCCAGTTCATTCTGAAATAGAGAACACTGAAATGGTGAATACTGGATCTTATTTCACAATCTGACCCTATATGACCTCTTGGTCAACTTGTAATGTAAACAATCCCTCTAAAATCCTCCATGCTGACCATTGTACACTGTTTAGTatatcgaatccctgagctgaaaaggtacaaatctgaacaagtcagttaacccactgtttcccagtaggccatcattgtaaataagaatttgttcttaactgacttgcctagttaaataaaggtaacattttaaaaatgtaaaattccTCAAATCTgtgtcttgacacaatcctgtctcggagctctgctgAAAATATCTTCGaactcttggcttggtttttgctctgacatacaatgccaactgtgggaccttatatagacaggtgttatATAgacagcctttccaaatcatgtccatcaattgaatttaccacaggtggactccaatcaagttgtagaaacatctcaaggatgatcaatgaaaacaggatgcacctgagctcaatttcgagtctcatagcagggTCTGggttctgaatatttatgtaaataaggtttttctgatttgtttgtttttaaacctgtttatgctttgtcattatggggtattgtgtgtagattgatgtgggaaACATGTATTTAATAAATGGTAGAACAAGGACgaaatgtaacaacatgtggaaaaagtcatggggtctgaatactttctgaatgcactgtaaaaaatacacacactaccggtcaaaacttttagaacacctactcattcaagggtttttctttattgtactatttcctacattgtagaataatagtgaagacatcaaaactatgaaattactcatatggaatcatgtagtaaccaaagaagtgataaacaaatcaaaatatattttatattggagatttttcaaacactcttggcattctctcaaccagcttcacctgcaatGAATTTCCAACAGTCTCCGGCCTGTGTAaggcctatttgaccaagaaggagagtgatggtgctgcatcagatgacctggcctccacaatcatccgacctcgacccaattgagatggtttgggatgagtcggacggcagagtgaaggaaaagcatcaaacaagtgctcagcatatgtgggaactccttcaacggTTGGAAAAATCattgcaggtgaagctggttgagagaatgctaagagtgtgcaaagctgttatcaaggcaaagggtggctatttgaagaatctcaaatataaaatatattttgatttgtttaacacttttttggttgctacatgattccatatgtgtaatttcatagttgtcttcactattattctacaatgtagaaaatagtacaaataaagaaaaacccttgaatgagtaggtgtgtccaaaaataaagaaaaacccttgaatgagtaggtgtgtccaaaaattaagaaaaaccctgaatgagtaggtgtgtccaaacttttgactggtactgtatatatatatatttgcgtGTGTGGAAATTGAtccgccagttgcccatcccagAACTAGTTTAATGTACATATTTTTCAAAGAAGGCTATGGGGCAAGTTCTCCAGTCCTGCTTGGTGTTGGCTTGAATCAGGAGTAGGAGGAGGGTCAGACAGGCATGATGATGATAGAGGAAATTTGTAAAGGGTAAAAAAGCTGGTCCCGCAGACTGAGGTCAGTCCGATTCCAACGAGCAATCACTGCAGTGCTAACTTGTCTGggaaggaggagatagagagagcggaGCCACAAGCCCACCCGCAATATGATCACACACGCGCCAATGGAATAAGCAACAAAACAGTTGGAAATCGAAATCAATCTTCACCGTCCACGAGGAATTCGATATCAAATAGGTTATTTTGGTTTTACGCACAAAAGATGACGTTTGAACCTCTTTCCTTTTACGTGACGCAAAGTTTAGACACGTCCGGGTAGACAGACAACTTTAGGCTAGCTATATATTTTAGGATTTCATTACGATTTTAAGTTTATCCATTCTGACTTCATAACGAGACATTGCATTTAGATTTATTGTTTATCCTAAACCAACTGCCAGCATATAACTGAGGATGATCATGTTTTCCCACGAGTTATTCGTCTCCTTCCTCGCGGTTACCTGTCTGTTTAGTATACCCAGGGCGTCTTCGGCGGCATGTGAGCCCATTCGGATCCCTCTGTGCAAGTCCATGCCCTGGAACATGACGAAAATGCCCAACCACCTCCACCACAGCACCCAGGCGAACGCAGTCCTGGCCATTGAGCAGTTTGAAGGGCTTCTTGGCACCCAGTGTAGTACAGATTTACTGTTCTTTCTGTGCGCCATGTACGCCCCAATATGCACGATTGACTTCCAACACGACCCTATCAAGCCCTGCAAGTCGGTGTGTGAGCGTGCGAAATGCGGCTGTGAACCTGTGATGAAACGGTATAATCACACCTGGCCAGAGAGCTTGGCCTGCGAGGATCTGCCAGTCTACGACCGGGGAGTCTGTATCTCACCTGAGGCCATTGTAAAAGCAGAAGGACCAGGTAGGATATGGGGGATTATGATGATGAAGATTCCATAGCGTAGTTCTGAAATAGGTATTGTGAATAAATACAGGCTAACTCACATAATAAAGACAAAGATAAAAGGAAAAAAGTATGACGATGAGAATATCTGTAGTCTATAAAATACTCTACAGCAGCCGCTTATAGGTAAACTTTATTTATCCCTGTCTGTTACTTAGACAACCCTTACTATCAGGACCCCACAAAATGCTCACCTGGTAAGATGCATGTGGCCCTTGAATGTTCTGTGAATTAAACATGACCATTTATTATGTTACCACtataaaatgacaaaaaaaaatggaACTACACTGGCCTATGACATTAGAGGCTACTTGTGAAGTTAATACTGTTATTGAGTGAAAATGTTCTCATCATAGTTGGTTTTATTCAGAATCAACTCCTGACTTTCCAAGTGATTCTCACAATGTCAACTGTAAAGGAGCCAACAATGGTaaaataataatcacattttCTTTGCTTCATCAAACATTTGGATACTTTTACATGGAGCTGTTAGTACATACTGCAAATGTAGCTTTAAAATTATGTTTGGCTATTGAATTTAGTGCAAAATAATCTGAAcagtattatattagaatatGGTATAGATTTTCACCTCATGTTTTTCATTACATGAATTTCAAGAATGTCATTTTGCTATTCAAAAACATGTAGATTTATAGGGCTATTTCAATCCCAGATGTTCTACAATGTATCAAATTATTCATTTATTGTTTCAGATCGTTGCAAGTGCAAGTCAGTTAAACTGGGTCTCAAGACCTACCTAAAGAATAATTACAACTATGGTGAGCTATTACATATTTACTATTTTCTGAATGATTTTCATAGGCAATTCTTTTTGCAGTTCATAAGAGTGGGAACATATTATAGAATGAGAGTGATGTAGTTACTTAGAAGCTGATTATAACAATGCATGATTTTATCATTGTCCTAAAACTCTAAAGGATGATTTTCTAGACACAgattgctttttagtccaggactataaATGTATTCTCAATGGAATCTCCTCCAAAAGTAGTCTTGGACTAGGCTTAGTTAGTTTCCAGGAAACCGGCCCCATATGTTCAGTCAAACAAGTAGGCTTCAAATGTAAAGTATCCTTTAAAATAATCAAACAaactaaaatcatgtttaatgttTTCTTCCCAGTGATTCGTGCAAGGGTGAAGGAGATTAAAAACAGGAATCATGACTTGAGTGCAATCGTGGAGGTCAAAGACATCCTGAAGTCTTCCTTTGTTAACATCCCTCGTGATACCGTCACACTGCACTACAACTCTGGCTgtccctgtcctcctctcaccGCCAACGACGAGTACATCATCATGGGTTATGAGAATGAGGAGAGGTCCAGGTATGTCTTGAGCCAGTCATATTACTGGCTCTCTAATAGCAACAATCATTCATGGGATAGTTGACTATTGTCTACATCAGGATAGCGGTCAATTCCAATTCCAAATGTCATAATTGAAAAGCAATGGAGCTGAAATGGAATGGAATTCACAGCGTACTTTCTGAATTGACGAAATTGAAATGTAAACAACTCCGACCCGGTTCTTCATTTAATTAAGGAAGGCTGTAggacctactgtagcctacaatCATTCATGGGATAGTTGACTATTGTAGTTCATACCACATTGTAACTCATGCCACCtatagtgtcttcagaaagtatttacaccccttggctttttttcaattttgttgtgttaaaatgtatttaatttaggTTTAATTTATTTGCACCAAAGAAAAGTGATAAACAACAATacagatgaaaacaaaataaaaaatgatgtGCAGGTATGGTTGGAAGGACAAGGGCTTTATATGAAAACACAGAAAATATATACAATACAtaagtacaaaaataaaaaaggcTTGTTAAAACAAATAACAAAACCTGCTAATCACAAATGTACAAATGAACGGATCAACAAtcacaaaaaaatccaaataaacGGTACATATtttgtttaaatgtgtgtgtggatgtaaGAGTTGGGCtatatggaggagattactgagtagtttggttcatcaggctgacccccaatCTTGAGTTGAAGTTATTGAGGTTTTGGCAATGTGAAGATAACAATTCCAGAGTATGGTACCTTTGGTATCTGATAGAGAATTGACTATGTGAGGTGCGGCAGTGTGGAGGGTGAAGGTTATTGCAGTGTCTTGTGTTTATCTAGATGGATTTCAGAATTaaccattgaagggtttagggaGGTAGAAGTTGCCAGGCACGCtgatttgagtgtgtcaagaactgcaacactgatgGAATGTTCACACTCAACAGTGTCCcatatgtatcaagaatggtccaccacccaaaggacatcacaGGTATATGGCAACCGCCTCAAGGAACAATAAAAAACACAATATTTACATCTTACAGTTAAATGAGGAAAAGgaatgacacaactgtgggaagcattggagtaaacatgggccagcatccctgtggaattctTGACACATTACGACAACACAGCCCCaattaattgaggctgttctgggggcaaaagggggtgcaactcagtattaggaatgtgttcctaatgttttgtacccaCAGTGTATATGTCTTGttcttttaggttattgtcctgctgaaagttgaattaGTTTCcctgtgtctgttggaaagcagactgaaccaggttttcctaaaGGCTTTTGCCTGTGTtaagctccattctgtttatttttatcaacATAAAAAAACtctctagtccttgccaatgacaagcatacccataacatgatgcaaccaccaccctTCTGGATAATATGAAGGGAAAatactccctggtctttgtggttgaatctgtgcttaatTCACTGCTCAACTCGGGGACctttacaattatctgtatgtgtcgggtacagagatggggtagtcattttaAAATCATGTTAAcaattattattgcacacagtgtccatgcaacttattatgtgacttgttaagcttaTTTCTACTTctgaatgtatttaggcttgccataacaaaagggttgaacactattgaatcaagacatttcagcttttcatttctaattaatttgtaaacatttctaaaaacaaaattccactgacattatggggtattgatcaTTGTCACAAAAtctcaacacaacaaaatgtggaacaagtcaaggggtgtgtgtactttctgaaggcactgtacctgtctGTCATACATGTAGGCTTCTGCTCATCGAAGGCTCCATTGCACAGAAGTGGAAGGACCGTATGGGGAGGAAGGTGAGGCGTTGGGACCAGGTACTGAGGGACCAGAGCCGGGGGAACTCTGGCAGAAGCAATATGCGGCGGACCCACCACTGATCAACCAAGGCGTGTCCCTGTGCAGTGATGACATGGTTGCAAAATTCCTCTAACTTCCCAGGTTTTCTAGAAATCTTGGTTTGGTGATTTTGGGAATCATGAGgaaataagcaggaaatctgcAGTCGTTAAACCAGGATTtatggaaaacctgggaatttggggaaagttacagAAATTTTGCAGCCCCAAGGGATGACATATGGGACAACATAACAAGATGGAAAGAAAAGTGTTTGCAGACAGAAAACTGAGAAATTGCACTATTGcacgtttattttttaaccattgtcACAATTTAGATAAGTCATAGCTGAATGTAGATCATTTTTTAGttgttgttttgtattatttttgtTTAATTCTTTGTTTTCATAATCTTTTTTTTGCACAAACAACATTTTCATTTAATCGTGCTAAATGTGTGGGTATACAGTTGGAGAATGATTGGGAGCCTTGCATGGGACTTTGCTGGAGGAGTGACaatgactgcatcccaaatggcaccctattactacctacagtaccagtcaaaagttgggacacacctaatcattcaagggtttctttatttttactattgtctactttgtagaataatattgaagacatcaaaactatgaaataacacatatggaatcatgtagtaacccaacaagtgttaaacaaataaatatatttcatatttgagattcttcaaagtagccatcctttgcctttgacagctttgcacactcttggcattctctcaaccagcttcacctggaatgcttgtccaacagtcttgaaggaattcccacatatgctgagcacttgtttccttcactctgtggtccaactcctcccaaaccatctcaattgggttgaggtcgggtgattgtggaggccaggtcatctgatgcagcactccatcactctctttggtcaaatagcccttacacaggctgtaggtgtattttgggtcattgtcctgttgaaaaacaaatgatagtcccactaattgcaaaccagatgggatggcgtatcgctgcaggatgccctggtagccatgctggttaagtgtgcctttaattctaaataaatcattgacagtgtcaccagcaaagcaccatcatacctcctcctccatgcttcacagtgggaaccacacatgcggagatactctgcgtctcacaaagacatgatgggtggaaccaaaactctcaaatttggactcatcaaaccaaaggacagatttccactggactaatgtccattgctcgtgtttcttggcccaagcaagtgtctcctttattattggtgtcctttagtagtggtttctttgcagcaatccgaccatgaaggcctgatttacgcagttacttgaactctgtgaagcatttatttgggctgcaatttctgagactggtaactctaatgaacttatcctctgcagcagaggtaactctgggtcttcctttcctgtggcggtcctcatgagagccagtttcctcatCGCGATTGATGGTTTTTCAGACTgcagttgaagaaactttaaaagttatttacattttccatattgactgaccttcatgtcttaaagtaacaatggactgttgtttctctttgctaatttgagctgttcttgccacaatatggactgggtcttttaccaaatagtgctatcttctgtataccacccctaccttgtcacaacacaactgattgtctaaaatgcattaagaaggacatAAATACAAGTTTAAGAAggcacctcatgaagctggttgagagaatgccaagagtgtgcaaaactatcatcaaggcaaagggtggctactttgaagaatctaaaatgtattttgatataACACTTTTTGgcttactacacgattccatgtgtgttattttgtagttttgatgtaatcgctattattctacaatgtagcaaataataaaaataaggaaaaactctggaatgagtaggtgtgtccaaacttttgactggtactgtatatagtgcactacttttgaccagagcccggtGAATGGGTTGCAATTTGGGAAGCACAATTATCAGAAGCACTCTAAAgtaaaaatatctatatttatCTAGCAGCTAGACTGCACATTGGATGAAGTGGATGTCTGTCTTTAAGATACCAAACTGCATTAATATGATGGGGTGCTCTGTTAAGCTTTATTTCCTTCAAAGGAAACACAAATGAGTTGTAATCTGGCTACAGCTGCAATGAATGTTCACCTACAAAATGATTAAACACATTTCAAAGGAGAAAAAggaacaagagaggagagagggtatatTTTTGGAGTATGCAAAGAAACGGCAGAATAATCCTAGAGGACAGAGTATATCATGTAATTGATGACAACATTGAGATATTTAAATAATGATTGGTTTACATGTAATCTCTCTCGCACAAAAAGTTTGAATTGCTTGCTTATGTTTCACATGCTTTGTAGCTCAGATGTAGCAAGATGATTTACAAAGCGTCTTTCTTACAGACGTTTTTGGTGCTTTGGGTTTTTCTAAACTGAACTGTTGATCTATACATCACTGGTTTGACGTCATACACAACATACAAACATATATCAATCTATGAAATGCTAACGACCTTTCAATTGTGATTGTAAATCTGGTTTCAGTGTTTTATTAAACATTGTCTGGCTGGTGTCATGACCAACACATACTCCATGTCTGTCTGGGGTTCAAGAAGAGATCATTTATCATGAAATCAGCATTACATGCTACACTTGCACATAAAGGATCAGAAAATAATTTGTATAAAAACAACTATTGTCCTCAGCAAACACCTAGTGTACAGTATTACCCTGCCCTGTAAAGCCGAGCCTACTTGAAGAACTCAATCTGTCCACAAACTGTAAATGTAAAACTGAAACTGTAAATTGACAGGAGTAAACTGTAACATGGGTAGACTTTACTCGGCTAGCCTACACACCTCCACATATTGAGAGAAGCTGGGTGA of the Oncorhynchus clarkii lewisi isolate Uvic-CL-2024 chromosome 3, UVic_Ocla_1.0, whole genome shotgun sequence genome contains:
- the LOC139402236 gene encoding secreted frizzled-related protein 3-like isoform X1; the encoded protein is MIMFSHELFVSFLAVTCLFSIPRASSAACEPIRIPLCKSMPWNMTKMPNHLHHSTQANAVLAIEQFEGLLGTQCSTDLLFFLCAMYAPICTIDFQHDPIKPCKSVCERAKCGCEPVMKRYNHTWPESLACEDLPVYDRGVCISPEAIVKAEGPDNPYYQDPTKCSPESTPDFPSDSHNVNCKGANNDRCKCKSVKLGLKTYLKNNYNYVIRARVKEIKNRNHDLSAIVEVKDILKSSFVNIPRDTVTLHYNSGCPCPPLTANDEYIIMGYENEERSRLLLIEGSIAQKWKDRMGRKVRRWDQVLRDQSRGNSGRSNMRRTHH
- the LOC139402236 gene encoding secreted frizzled-related protein 3-like isoform X3, translating into MIMFSHELFVSFLAVTCLFSIPRASSAACEPIRIPLCKSMPWNMTKMPNHLHHSTQANAVLAIEQFEGLLGTQCSTDLLFFLCAMYAPICTIDFQHDPIKPCKSVCERAKCGCEPVMKRYNHTWPESLACEDLPVYDRGVCISPEAIVKAEGPDRCKCKSVKLGLKTYLKNNYNYVIRARVKEIKNRNHDLSAIVEVKDILKSSFVNIPRDTVTLHYNSGCPCPPLTANDEYIIMGYENEERSRLLLIEGSIAQKWKDRMGRKVRRWDQVLRDQSRGNSGRSNMRRTHH
- the LOC139402236 gene encoding secreted frizzled-related protein 3-like isoform X2 codes for the protein MIMFSHELFVSFLAVTCLFSIPRASSAACEPIRIPLCKSMPWNMTKMPNHLHHSTQANAVLAIEQFEGLLGTQCSTDLLFFLCAMYAPICTIDFQHDPIKPCKSVCERAKCGCEPVMKRYNHTWPESLACEDLPVYDRGVCISPEAIVKAEGPESTPDFPSDSHNVNCKGANNDRCKCKSVKLGLKTYLKNNYNYVIRARVKEIKNRNHDLSAIVEVKDILKSSFVNIPRDTVTLHYNSGCPCPPLTANDEYIIMGYENEERSRLLLIEGSIAQKWKDRMGRKVRRWDQVLRDQSRGNSGRSNMRRTHH